Proteins from a genomic interval of Lelliottia amnigena:
- a CDS encoding rhodanese domain-containing protein, translating into MSYVTEFPAADPQESAAHFLRRLSVETDCADVHHALTQQDQHFVLLHVVGTPEQFARRHLPGAIHLPRSAMDAETMAHWPEGTLFVVYCAGPHCNGADRAALKLSRLGLPVKIMIGGITGWEDEQFAFASAEPAQDE; encoded by the coding sequence ATGAGTTACGTAACCGAATTTCCCGCCGCAGACCCGCAGGAGTCTGCCGCCCATTTTCTGCGCCGCCTGAGCGTCGAAACCGACTGTGCCGATGTGCATCACGCCCTGACGCAGCAGGATCAGCACTTTGTGTTACTCCACGTTGTGGGGACGCCTGAGCAGTTTGCGCGTCGCCATTTACCGGGGGCAATTCATTTGCCGCGTTCTGCAATGGATGCCGAGACGATGGCGCACTGGCCAGAGGGTACGCTGTTCGTGGTCTACTGCGCGGGGCCGCACTGCAACGGCGCGGACAGAGCGGCGCTGAAACTGTCCCGGCTCGGTCTGCCGGTCAAAATCATGATCGGAGGCATCACGGGCTGGGAAGATGAACAGTTTGCGTTTGCCTCCGCTGAGCCTGCTCAAGATGAATAA
- the yhbU_1 gene encoding peptidase U32 — translation MRLQSHHLELLSPARDASIAREAILHGADAVYIGGPGFGARHNASNSLQDIAELVPFAHRFGAKVFVTLNTILHDDELEPAQRLITDLYQTGVDALIVQDMGVLELDIPPIELHASTQCDIRTVEKAKFLSDVGFTQIVLARELNLNQIRDIHQATDANIEFFIHGALCVAYSGQCNISHAQTGRSANRGDCSQACRLPYTLKDDQGRVVAFEKHLLSMKDNDQTANLAALIDAGVRSFKIEGRYKDMSYVKNITAHYRQMLDAIIEDRGDLARSSAGRTEHFFIPSTDKTFHRGSTDYFVNARKDDIGAFDSPKFIGLPVGEVLKVSKDHIDVKVTETLANGDGLNVMIKREIVGFRANTVEKTGDNQYRVWPNEMPADLYKARPNAALNRNLDHNWQQALLKTSSERRIAVDIELGGWEEQLILTMTSEDGVSVTHTLEGQFEVANNAEKAMNSLKDGVAKLGQTIYYARDITLTLPDALFVPNGQLNQFRRETAEKLDEARLANYPRGSRKAVSVPAPVYPDSHLSFLANVYNHKARAFYHRYGVQLIDAAYEAHEEKGDVPVMITKHCLRFAFNLCPKQAKGNIKSWKATPMQLVNGDEVLTLKFDCRPCEMHVIGKMKNHIVKMPQPGSVVASVSPEELMKTLPKRKGV, via the coding sequence ATGCGCCTGCAATCCCATCATCTTGAACTTTTAAGCCCGGCTCGAGACGCCTCCATCGCCCGTGAAGCGATTCTTCACGGTGCGGATGCGGTTTATATCGGCGGCCCTGGCTTTGGCGCTCGCCATAACGCCAGCAACAGCCTGCAGGATATTGCGGAGCTGGTGCCGTTTGCCCACCGTTTTGGTGCAAAAGTGTTCGTGACTCTGAACACCATTCTTCATGATGATGAACTGGAACCTGCCCAACGTCTGATTACCGATCTGTATCAGACGGGCGTCGACGCGCTGATCGTTCAGGATATGGGCGTGCTTGAGCTGGATATTCCGCCGATTGAACTGCACGCCAGTACCCAGTGCGATATTCGCACCGTTGAAAAAGCGAAGTTTCTTTCTGACGTAGGTTTTACCCAGATCGTGCTGGCGCGCGAGCTGAATCTCAATCAAATCCGCGACATCCACCAGGCGACTGACGCCAACATTGAATTCTTCATCCACGGTGCGCTGTGTGTGGCCTATTCCGGCCAGTGCAATATTTCCCACGCGCAGACCGGGCGCAGCGCCAACCGTGGTGACTGCTCGCAGGCGTGTCGTTTGCCGTATACCCTGAAAGACGATCAGGGCCGCGTCGTGGCGTTCGAAAAACATCTGCTGTCGATGAAAGACAACGATCAGACGGCAAACCTGGCGGCGCTCATCGACGCTGGCGTGCGCTCCTTCAAAATTGAAGGGCGCTACAAAGACATGAGCTACGTGAAGAATATCACTGCGCATTATCGTCAGATGCTTGACGCCATCATTGAAGATCGCGGCGACCTGGCGCGCTCTTCTGCCGGGCGCACCGAGCATTTCTTTATTCCGTCCACGGATAAAACGTTCCACCGTGGCAGCACCGACTATTTTGTGAATGCCCGTAAAGACGATATCGGTGCGTTTGATTCGCCTAAGTTTATCGGCCTGCCGGTGGGTGAAGTTTTAAAAGTATCGAAAGATCACATCGATGTGAAAGTGACGGAAACCCTGGCCAACGGTGACGGGCTAAACGTGATGATCAAACGCGAAATCGTCGGCTTCCGCGCCAACACCGTTGAGAAAACGGGTGACAATCAGTATCGCGTCTGGCCGAACGAGATGCCGGCGGATCTGTACAAAGCCCGCCCGAATGCTGCGCTTAACCGTAACCTTGACCATAACTGGCAGCAGGCGTTGCTGAAAACGTCCAGTGAACGCCGTATTGCGGTGGATATTGAGCTCGGCGGCTGGGAAGAACAGCTGATCCTGACCATGACCAGCGAAGATGGCGTGAGCGTGACGCATACCCTCGAGGGTCAGTTTGAGGTGGCGAATAACGCAGAAAAGGCGATGAATAGCCTGAAAGACGGCGTGGCGAAGCTGGGGCAAACGATCTACTACGCGCGCGACATTACGCTTACGCTGCCGGATGCACTGTTCGTTCCGAACGGCCAGCTTAACCAGTTCCGCCGCGAAACCGCCGAAAAGCTTGATGAAGCACGTCTGGCCAATTATCCGCGCGGGAGTCGCAAAGCGGTATCCGTCCCTGCGCCGGTCTATCCGGATTCCCATTTGTCATTCCTGGCGAACGTGTATAACCACAAAGCGCGCGCGTTTTATCATCGTTACGGCGTGCAACTCATTGATGCGGCATATGAGGCGCATGAAGAGAAGGGCGATGTGCCGGTGATGATCACCAAACACTGTCTGCGCTTCGCTTTCAACCTGTGTCCGAAACAAGCCAAGGGCAATATCAAAAGCTGGAAAGCCACGCCGATGCAGCTGGTGAACGGTGATGAAGTGTTAACGCTGAAATTTGACTGCCGTCCCTGCGAAATGCACGTCATTGGTAAAATGAAAAATCACATCGTTAAAATGCCACAACCGGGAAGCGTTGTGGCCTCTGTCAGTCCTGAAGAGTTGATGAAAACCCTGCCGAAGCGCAAGGGCGTTTAA
- the sinR_1 gene encoding XRE family transcriptional regulator, with protein sequence MTITQHLATTLKTERLARGWSLSKLADETGVSKAMLGQIERNESSPTVSTLWKIATGLNVPFSAFITPEEQPQPVFDPQQQAMVVKPLFPWDDTLKFDHFSITLAPGALSESTPHEAGVVEHVVVISGELEMCIDGHWRTIVADSGVRFAGDKPPRVPQQQ encoded by the coding sequence ATGACTATCACTCAACATCTTGCGACAACCTTAAAGACAGAGCGTCTGGCGCGGGGCTGGAGTTTATCAAAACTGGCCGACGAGACGGGCGTATCCAAAGCCATGCTCGGACAAATCGAGCGTAATGAGTCCAGTCCGACGGTGTCGACGCTGTGGAAAATCGCCACGGGCCTGAACGTGCCTTTTTCAGCGTTTATCACTCCAGAAGAACAGCCACAGCCGGTGTTTGATCCGCAGCAGCAGGCGATGGTGGTTAAACCGTTATTCCCGTGGGACGACACGCTGAAGTTTGACCATTTTTCGATCACGCTCGCGCCGGGGGCCCTCAGTGAGTCAACGCCGCATGAAGCGGGCGTTGTTGAACATGTGGTGGTGATAAGCGGTGAGCTGGAAATGTGTATCGACGGCCACTGGCGCACAATTGTAGCGGATTCGGGCGTGCGTTTTGCCGGCGATAAACCCCCACGCGTACCGCAACAGCAGTAG
- a CDS encoding 5-methyltetrahydropteroyltriglutamate/homocysteine S-methyltransferase, translating to MQRQHAPYRADVVGSFLRPDAIKQARLKFASGEIDAGALRNIENDAIRHVVEQQCACGLHVVTDGEFRRAWWHFDFFDGLQGVERYDSNQGIQFNGVQTKAHGVRVTGKLGFGDHPMLEDFRYLKSISGNAQPKMTIPSPSVLHFRGGRKDIDATVYPDLNVYFDDLATTWRDAIQAFYDAGCRYLQLDDTVWAYLCSDDQRRQIRERGDDADQLALTYARVLNKALEGKPDDLTIGLHVCRGNFRSTWISEGGYEPVAEILFGTVNVDAFFLEYDNDRSGDFAPLRFVRPGKQQVVLGLITTKNGELENPQGVKARLEEAAQYVAKDQICLSPQCGFASTEEGNSLSETQQWDKVRLVTQIADEVW from the coding sequence ATGCAACGACAACACGCCCCGTACCGTGCCGATGTAGTAGGCAGCTTTTTACGTCCTGATGCGATTAAACAGGCGCGACTCAAATTTGCCAGCGGTGAAATCGATGCCGGCGCGCTGCGAAATATTGAAAATGACGCGATTCGCCACGTTGTTGAGCAGCAGTGCGCCTGCGGCCTGCATGTGGTGACTGACGGTGAGTTCCGCCGTGCGTGGTGGCACTTCGACTTCTTCGATGGGTTGCAGGGCGTTGAGCGCTACGATTCGAATCAGGGCATCCAGTTTAACGGCGTGCAGACCAAAGCACACGGCGTGCGCGTGACCGGTAAACTGGGTTTCGGCGATCATCCAATGCTTGAGGATTTCCGCTATCTGAAAAGCATCAGCGGTAACGCCCAGCCGAAAATGACCATTCCCAGTCCGAGCGTGCTGCATTTCCGCGGTGGGCGTAAAGATATTGATGCGACCGTTTATCCGGACCTGAACGTTTATTTTGATGATCTGGCTACCACCTGGCGCGATGCGATTCAGGCGTTCTACGACGCGGGTTGCCGTTATTTACAGCTCGATGACACCGTCTGGGCGTACCTGTGTTCCGACGACCAGCGCCGCCAGATCCGCGAACGCGGGGACGATGCAGACCAGCTGGCGCTGACCTATGCCCGCGTATTGAACAAAGCGCTGGAAGGCAAACCCGACGATCTGACCATTGGCTTACATGTGTGTCGCGGTAATTTCCGCTCGACCTGGATTTCCGAAGGCGGATACGAGCCCGTGGCTGAAATTCTCTTTGGGACGGTGAATGTCGATGCCTTTTTCCTTGAGTACGACAACGATCGCAGCGGTGATTTTGCGCCGTTACGTTTTGTCCGTCCGGGTAAACAGCAGGTCGTTCTGGGGCTGATCACCACTAAAAATGGCGAGCTGGAAAATCCGCAGGGCGTCAAAGCGCGTCTGGAAGAGGCCGCGCAGTATGTGGCGAAAGACCAGATTTGCCTGAGCCCGCAGTGCGGTTTTGCCTCCACGGAAGAGGGCAACAGCCTGAGCGAAACCCAGCAGTGGGACAAAGTGCGTCTGGTGACGCAAATCGCTGACGAAGTCTGGTAA
- the amiC_1 gene encoding substrate-binding periplasmic transport protein gives MHRRTLLKAFALSASVAAMGMSFGVQAADTIKIGIMHSLSGTMAISETPLKDVALMTIDEINAKGGVLGKKLEPVVVDPASNWPLFAEKARQLLSQDKVAAVFGCWTSVSRKSVLPVFEEVNGLLFYPVQYEGEEMSPNVFYTGAAPNQQAIPAVEYLMGEDGGSAKRFFLLGTDYVYPRTTNKILRAFLHSKGVQDKDIEEVYTPFGHSDYQTIVANIKKFSAGGKTAVVSTINGDSNVPFYKELANQGVKATDVPVVAFSVGEEELRGIDTKPLVGNLAAWNYFESVDNPTNQAFVAAYKAYAKAHNLPNADTVVTNDPMEATYVGIHMWAQAVEKAGTTDVDKVRAAMAGQSFKAPSGFTLTMDATNHHLHKPVMIGEIEGNGQFNVVWQTDATVRAQPWSPYIPGNDKKSEQPMKTASN, from the coding sequence ATGCATCGTCGTACCTTGTTAAAAGCTTTTGCGCTGTCGGCTTCCGTGGCGGCTATGGGAATGAGTTTTGGTGTGCAAGCCGCTGACACCATCAAAATTGGGATCATGCATTCGCTCTCGGGCACGATGGCGATCTCTGAAACGCCCCTCAAAGACGTCGCGTTGATGACGATCGATGAAATTAACGCCAAAGGCGGCGTGCTGGGTAAGAAGCTGGAGCCGGTGGTGGTTGATCCCGCGTCAAACTGGCCTCTGTTTGCAGAAAAAGCCCGTCAGTTATTAAGCCAGGACAAAGTGGCGGCAGTCTTTGGCTGCTGGACGTCAGTTTCTCGTAAATCGGTGCTGCCGGTGTTTGAAGAGGTGAACGGACTGCTGTTCTACCCGGTGCAGTATGAGGGGGAAGAGATGTCGCCAAACGTCTTCTACACCGGTGCTGCGCCAAATCAGCAGGCCATTCCGGCGGTGGAATATCTGATGGGTGAAGACGGCGGGAGCGCCAAACGCTTCTTCCTGCTGGGCACTGATTATGTTTATCCGCGTACCACCAACAAAATTCTGCGTGCGTTCCTGCATTCGAAAGGCGTGCAGGACAAAGATATTGAAGAGGTTTACACCCCGTTTGGTCACAGCGATTACCAAACTATTGTCGCCAATATCAAGAAATTTTCGGCGGGCGGAAAAACGGCGGTGGTATCAACCATCAACGGTGATTCCAATGTTCCCTTTTACAAAGAGCTGGCAAACCAGGGCGTAAAAGCGACCGACGTGCCGGTGGTGGCGTTCTCGGTGGGTGAAGAAGAGCTTCGCGGCATCGACACCAAACCGCTGGTGGGGAACCTCGCGGCATGGAACTACTTTGAGTCGGTTGATAATCCAACCAACCAGGCGTTTGTTGCAGCCTATAAAGCCTATGCCAAAGCCCATAACTTGCCGAACGCCGACACCGTGGTGACCAATGATCCGATGGAAGCGACCTACGTGGGGATCCATATGTGGGCGCAGGCCGTTGAGAAAGCAGGAACGACGGACGTGGATAAAGTGCGTGCCGCCATGGCCGGACAATCCTTCAAAGCGCCGTCAGGCTTTACGCTGACCATGGACGCAACCAATCACCATCTGCATAAGCCGGTGATGATTGGTGAAATCGAAGGTAACGGCCAGTTCAACGTCGTCTGGCAGACCGATGCAACGGTCCGTGCTCAG